Below is a window of Candidatus Gorgyraea atricola DNA.
GCGCCCAGTAAAAGTAACGCGGCACTCACACTCACAGCCATCTTTGTCTGAAGGCTTAGTTTTGCGAAAAGATGTTTAACCCCTTCCTTGCTCCCTAAAAAGAGTTTTCGAAAAGCCCATCTGAAGATCTTTGGAATATCTATAAGCACTATAAATCCAATACCGCCCAGAATAATCAGGGCGATCATGACGAGATTCACATACGCATCCTGCCTGTACAAGGCAAAACTCGCGGCATTGAGTGAAAATCCAGCGTTGCAAAATGCAGATATAGCATGAAAGATTGAGGCATAGATGTCGCCAAATCGATTATACAAAAGCGCCGCGCCGATAGCCTCCAGACAAAACGTTATCCCGAGAATATACAGGATAAGTGTCTTTAGCCCTAGCACAGAATGGTGATCAAGCGCGCCCTTCACTACGACATTTTCGCGAAGCGTAAGTTTTCTGCCCAAGAGAATCGCGAAGAATGTGGATAGCGTCATTATGCCGAGTCCGCCTATCTGTATTAGAAATAATATTACAGAGCGGCCGAAGTCAGAAAAATCAGTGCCTGTGTCCTTTACAATAAGCCCTGTGACGCAGGTAGCGCTTGTCGCAGTAAAAAATGCATCCACTGCGCCTATTGATTCGCCATCACTAGAGCTCTGAGGCAAAGACAAAAGCACTGCACCAATGAGAATTGCTATAAGAAAGCTAAATATCACCACCTGAGGCGGTTTCAATTTACGCATAAGAGCTTACTTATTTCTTTTTCGTGGCGTCTACTAGTTTCTTAAAAACTGGTCTATCATTCACTGCTAGATCTGCCAGGATCTTCCTATTTAGACTCACCTTTGAATCTGACAAGGACTTCATGAATTTGCTGTAAGATACGCCAAGGTCTTTACAGGCATTGGATATCCTTAGAATCCAGAGTCTTCTTATAGTTCTTTTTTTCACACGCCTATCTCTAGTGGCGTACATAAGGGCTTTATTGACTGACTCCATTGTGACTCTGTGCCACTTGCTCCTGCCAGCCCTCTGGCCCTTTGCCATCTTAGAAACTTTTTTTCTGCGTGCGCGCGATGCTGGTCCATATTTTACTCGTGCCACTTTCCCCTCCTTTTAACCGTACGGTAACAATTTCTTTGTTCTTCTTGCTACCTTTCCTGTAATTATTGTGGCCTTTCTTAAGCCGCGCTTGCGGCCAGAAGATTTAGACGTCAATAAATGTCTTCTTCCTGCTTTATGACCTTTGAGTTTCCCCTTTTTTGTTAATTTAAGACGCTTCTTCGCGCCCTTGTTCGTCTTTAACTTTGGCATTATATTCTCCTTTATTTCTTTACAGTGCTTTTAGCGCGCGGGGTAAAGTACACCTGGATGCTTCTGCCTTCCCGTGCAGGGCCTTTT
It encodes the following:
- a CDS encoding potassium transporter TrkG; translated protein: MRKLKPPQVVIFSFLIAILIGAVLLSLPQSSSDGESIGAVDAFFTATSATCVTGLIVKDTGTDFSDFGRSVILFLIQIGGLGIMTLSTFFAILLGRKLTLRENVVVKGALDHHSVLGLKTLILYILGITFCLEAIGAALLYNRFGDIYASIFHAISAFCNAGFSLNAASFALYRQDAYVNLVMIALIILGGIGFIVLIDIPKIFRWAFRKLFLGSKEGVKHLFAKLSLQTKMAVSVSAALLLLGAAVFFLLENHQVLDGLGLKDKILTSFFQSTTSRTAGFNTVSIADLASPTLFFIIILMFIGASPGSTGGGIKTCTFGVLLAGAWSMIKNRNNIQGFKRTIPRPIFRKAVMIAGLAVTWIVGFTMLLSFVERGNEAMPNYFLQILFEVTSAFGTVGLSTGITPILSPAGKFLIMITMFVGRIGPLTLALAVAMKEQQIIYKYPEEKVMVG
- the rplT gene encoding 50S ribosomal protein L20; this encodes MARVKYGPASRARRKKVSKMAKGQRAGRSKWHRVTMESVNKALMYATRDRRVKKRTIRRLWILRISNACKDLGVSYSKFMKSLSDSKVSLNRKILADLAVNDRPVFKKLVDATKKK
- the rpmI gene encoding 50S ribosomal protein L35, with product MPKLKTNKGAKKRLKLTKKGKLKGHKAGRRHLLTSKSSGRKRGLRKATIITGKVARRTKKLLPYG